One window of the Natronomonas marina genome contains the following:
- the pyrF gene encoding orotidine-5'-phosphate decarboxylase, with amino-acid sequence MSFFDDLRDRIAAVDSVVSVGLDPDRDRLPEFLDGDLPRWQFNRRIIDATHEHAACFKPNAAFYEDPDGWRALEETVAYAHGKGVPVLLDAKRGDIGNTARQYADLLDDDGLGVDAMTVNPYMGRDTLEPYLSMPEKGVIVLCRTSNPGGADFQNLEVGNGKPLYEYVAQRAAEWNEHDNVGLVVGATAPEELEAVRELVDLPFLVPGVGAQGGDAEAAIEYGLADGVGLVNSSRGVIFAGEGADDEAAYFRAAGDAAKKLKRRLNRYR; translated from the coding sequence ATGAGCTTCTTCGACGACCTCCGGGACCGCATCGCGGCCGTCGACAGCGTCGTCTCTGTCGGCCTGGATCCCGACCGCGACCGACTCCCCGAGTTCCTCGACGGCGACCTCCCGCGGTGGCAGTTCAACCGCCGAATCATCGACGCGACCCACGAACACGCCGCCTGCTTCAAGCCCAACGCCGCCTTCTACGAGGACCCCGACGGCTGGCGCGCGCTGGAAGAGACCGTCGCCTACGCCCACGGGAAGGGCGTTCCCGTCCTGCTGGACGCGAAGCGAGGCGACATCGGCAACACCGCCCGCCAGTACGCCGACCTGCTGGACGACGACGGCCTCGGCGTCGACGCCATGACGGTGAACCCCTACATGGGCAGAGACACCCTGGAGCCGTACCTCTCGATGCCGGAGAAGGGCGTCATCGTGCTGTGTCGGACCTCCAACCCCGGCGGCGCCGACTTCCAGAACCTCGAGGTCGGCAACGGCAAGCCGCTCTACGAGTACGTCGCCCAGCGCGCCGCCGAGTGGAACGAGCACGACAACGTCGGCCTCGTCGTCGGGGCGACGGCGCCCGAAGAACTCGAGGCGGTCCGGGAACTCGTCGATTTGCCCTTCCTCGTGCCGGGCGTCGGCGCCCAGGGGGGCGACGCCGAGGCCGCAATCGAGTACGGTCTCGCCGACGGCGTCGGCCTGGTCAACTCCTCGCGGGGCGTCATCTTCGCCGGCGAGGGGGCCGACGACGAGGCTGCCTACTTCCGGGCGGCCGGCGATGCCGCGAAGAAACTGAAGCGGCGGCTGAACCGGTATCGGTAG
- a CDS encoding J domain-containing protein gives MQQDRLLVGLTFVFAAMTATVLLIAVAAFEPVLFVLAVPLGAATALFWYQSSGKLRERVARSRRRGTADGPGGGFGAGARREARRDRERARRGQRQRRGRRQRGPAGRQAATGLSPAEAYRRLDLDPGADESDVKRAYRRKVKDVHPDRGGDEEEFKRVTEAYETLVG, from the coding sequence GTGCAGCAAGACCGGCTCCTCGTCGGCCTCACGTTCGTCTTCGCGGCGATGACCGCGACGGTCCTTTTGATCGCGGTCGCGGCCTTCGAGCCCGTCCTGTTCGTCCTCGCGGTCCCGCTGGGAGCGGCGACGGCCCTCTTCTGGTACCAGTCATCCGGAAAGCTCCGCGAGCGGGTCGCCCGGAGCAGGCGCCGCGGGACCGCCGACGGACCGGGCGGCGGGTTCGGCGCCGGCGCCCGCCGGGAGGCGCGCCGCGACCGGGAGCGGGCCCGTCGGGGGCAACGCCAGCGTCGGGGACGACGGCAGCGTGGACCCGCCGGCCGTCAGGCCGCGACCGGTCTCAGCCCCGCCGAGGCCTACCGGCGACTCGACCTCGACCCCGGCGCCGACGAGAGCGACGTGAAACGGGCCTATCGGCGGAAGGTCAAGGACGTCCACCCGGACCGCGGCGGCGACGAGGAGGAGTTCAAGCGCGTGACCGAGGCCTACGAGACGCTCGTCGGCTGA
- a CDS encoding 4a-hydroxytetrahydrobiopterin dehydratase has translation MSDLLSDEEIEARLPDGWERDGDEIARTFEFDSYLEGVGFAAGAGGLAEEAFHHPEMTVGWREVEVRLTTHDAGGITENDTDLAARLNELAD, from the coding sequence ATGAGCGACCTGCTCTCTGACGAGGAAATCGAGGCACGGCTACCGGACGGCTGGGAGCGCGACGGCGACGAAATCGCCCGCACCTTCGAGTTCGACTCCTACCTCGAGGGCGTCGGCTTCGCGGCCGGCGCCGGCGGTCTCGCCGAGGAGGCGTTCCACCACCCAGAGATGACCGTCGGCTGGCGGGAGGTGGAGGTCCGGCTGACCACCCACGACGCCGGCGGCATCACCGAAAACGACACCGACCTCGCCGCCCGGCTGAACGAACTGGCGGACTGA
- the lwrS gene encoding LWR-salt protein: MATGEAEYVFSVRVDLSPDDPDLRLDPATVETTLFRRAADPGEDGWLFFRDNLWRGEVNDPDYLRQSAAAALDADVVSIEFRELRTEAAYFEALKAEIADDLALFRAEDAAEVVKKYLGSRVHVVDR, encoded by the coding sequence ATGGCGACCGGCGAGGCGGAGTACGTCTTCTCGGTGCGGGTCGACCTCTCGCCGGACGATCCGGACCTGCGGCTCGACCCCGCGACCGTCGAGACGACGCTGTTCAGGCGGGCCGCCGACCCCGGCGAGGACGGCTGGCTGTTCTTCCGGGACAACCTCTGGCGGGGCGAAGTGAACGACCCCGACTACCTCCGGCAGTCGGCGGCGGCGGCCCTCGACGCCGACGTCGTCTCCATCGAGTTCCGCGAACTCCGGACGGAGGCGGCGTACTTCGAGGCGCTGAAGGCCGAAATCGCCGACGACCTCGCGCTCTTCCGGGCCGAGGACGCCGCCGAGGTCGTCAAGAAGTACCTCGGCTCGCGGGTCCACGTCGTCGACCGATGA
- a CDS encoding HAD family hydrolase — MTVPPYDHWAFDLDGTLVDVEPAYIHDVFGRVGDRLGYGFTDEQAETIWHGLGGVRNDQLEAWGVDVDAFWEAFHAEEDGQARAEATFLHDDAAVVGELEAPTVLVTHCQEHLTDPVLETLDIRDWFDAVVCCTPETGWKPDPEPVHMALHAAGARGGSGVLVGDGPQDVGAAWNAGLDGAHVERHGHERRGLCVVGDHRLEGVDELVQS; from the coding sequence ATGACTGTCCCGCCGTACGACCACTGGGCGTTCGACCTCGACGGGACGCTCGTCGACGTCGAACCGGCGTACATCCACGACGTTTTCGGGCGGGTGGGCGACCGCCTCGGCTACGGGTTCACCGACGAGCAGGCCGAGACCATCTGGCACGGTCTCGGCGGCGTCCGCAACGACCAGCTCGAGGCGTGGGGCGTCGACGTCGATGCCTTCTGGGAGGCGTTCCACGCCGAGGAGGACGGCCAGGCCCGCGCGGAGGCGACCTTCCTCCACGACGACGCGGCCGTCGTCGGCGAACTCGAGGCGCCGACGGTGCTGGTGACCCACTGCCAGGAGCACCTCACCGACCCGGTGCTGGAGACGCTGGACATCCGGGACTGGTTCGACGCGGTGGTCTGCTGTACGCCCGAGACGGGGTGGAAACCCGACCCCGAACCGGTCCACATGGCGCTACACGCGGCCGGCGCCCGCGGCGGGTCGGGCGTGCTGGTCGGGGACGGCCCGCAGGACGTCGGTGCCGCCTGGAACGCCGGTCTCGACGGCGCCCACGTCGAGCGCCACGGCCACGAACGGCGCGGTCTCTGTGTGGTCGGCGACCACCGCCTCGAAGGGGTCGACGAACTCGTCCAGTCGTAG
- a CDS encoding universal stress protein, with product MTFVVPFDGSELAETALVRASEFADVLDERVLAVTVVPRRNKQYAREHGWLGPEEPFDVKSIISSLHERVVDLVPEADFRHITVDKYAPTGTISTQISKAARQEDASMVFLGSENAGRIVTSVTSVGGNISSRGGYDIVIIRNRAPSKIERLQDAGDPDAKSDFFVT from the coding sequence ATGACGTTCGTCGTCCCCTTCGACGGCTCGGAACTGGCCGAGACCGCGCTCGTTCGCGCGAGCGAGTTCGCAGACGTACTCGACGAGCGGGTCCTGGCCGTGACGGTCGTCCCGCGCCGGAACAAGCAGTACGCCCGCGAACACGGCTGGCTTGGCCCGGAGGAACCGTTCGACGTGAAGTCCATCATCTCGTCGCTCCACGAACGGGTCGTCGACCTCGTCCCCGAGGCCGACTTCCGCCACATCACCGTCGACAAGTACGCCCCGACCGGGACGATAAGCACGCAGATCTCGAAGGCCGCCCGTCAGGAGGACGCCTCGATGGTGTTTCTCGGCAGCGAGAACGCCGGTCGCATCGTCACCTCGGTCACGAGCGTCGGCGGCAATATCTCGAGCCGTGGCGGATACGACATCGTCATCATCCGGAACCGCGCGCCCTCGAAGATCGAACGGCTCCAGGACGCGGGCGACCCCGACGCGAAGTCGGATTTCTTCGTCACGTAA
- a CDS encoding M48 family metallopeptidase: MVLGEVTRSLLGSLLALSVIVVGTYFIKAAVGYVVWAVRDSATDVGTTVDALPEDIDRGSKRKVVDGDRITATRFSTLPPRWVVSSTAVETLDRDELECLISHVSSHVRSHGRAIHNVAIGVGVVLVLAAPRIGAAFPPGLNRLLPVAGFLPAVGYFAVCLPVIERWLVYRADRRAAANCGRGTYLEFLETKTRVDPSRAVWQRWLEPTPERRLEKLRARVSAE; the protein is encoded by the coding sequence ATGGTCCTCGGAGAGGTCACCCGTTCACTCCTCGGGAGCTTACTGGCTCTCTCGGTCATCGTCGTCGGCACGTACTTCATAAAAGCCGCCGTCGGCTACGTCGTCTGGGCCGTGAGAGATTCGGCGACCGACGTCGGGACCACGGTCGACGCTCTACCCGAAGACATCGACCGGGGATCGAAGAGGAAGGTAGTCGACGGCGACCGGATCACGGCGACGCGGTTCAGCACGCTTCCGCCGCGATGGGTGGTGAGTTCGACCGCGGTCGAGACGCTCGACCGAGACGAACTGGAGTGTCTGATTTCGCACGTCTCGTCCCACGTCCGCAGTCACGGTCGAGCGATACACAACGTGGCAATCGGAGTCGGCGTGGTGCTGGTACTCGCTGCTCCGCGGATCGGTGCCGCGTTCCCACCGGGTTTGAACCGGCTCCTTCCGGTTGCGGGGTTCCTCCCCGCAGTCGGGTATTTCGCGGTCTGCCTGCCGGTGATCGAACGGTGGCTGGTCTATCGTGCGGACCGCCGGGCAGCGGCGAACTGCGGACGCGGGACGTATCTGGAGTTCCTCGAGACGAAGACGCGAGTCGACCCGTCCCGAGCGGTCTGGCAGCGGTGGCTGGAACCCACCCCCGAACGGCGCCTCGAGAAGCTCCGGGCCCGCGTATCCGCCGAATAG
- a CDS encoding molybdopterin biosynthesis protein, whose protein sequence is MSRKEFRDLADPEAAREAIASLELRPDDETVPLREARGRVLAERVDAELDVPGFDRASVDGYAVRAADTFGADEAEPARLELVGEVHAGVEPDVEVGDGECAEVSTGAVLPPGADAVVMVERTDRVSRSDTERSRGEGERSESEPRDAEGDDVLVRTSLAPGDRVMFAGADVAAGERALGPGTVLTSREIGLLSALGVDEVPVRGRPTVGIISTGDELVRPGDPLNSDAGEIYDVNSYTTATAVEEAGGEARLYPHAGDDYDAMESVLREAAAECDLVLSSGSTSASAVDVIYRVVEESGELLLHGVAVKPGKPMLVGRLAGSAYVGLPGYPVSALTIFRTFVAPAIREAAGLPEPQTATVEGSMAVRERYEEGRLRYMPVGLVTDGDGETLVYPVDKGSGATTSLVEADGVVAVPPDVEYLDADERVEVQLFSPDVRPPAVFGAGEDDPALSRLLDRVERPRYLGVGSRQGARRLRDGVTDVAVLTGEADPDGAVELGGWSREWGLLVPEGNPKGVEGVADLVDREVRFVNRTTDSGLRTTLGNAVADLADERGVDRHSLVEGIDGFEFAVRAHESPARKVLAGAADAGLGLRATAESLGMGFVACGEESVRVVASEARREKPGVRDFETALASVEDVVADLPGYRAE, encoded by the coding sequence ATGAGTAGAAAGGAGTTCCGCGACCTCGCCGACCCCGAGGCGGCCCGCGAGGCCATCGCGTCGCTGGAGCTGCGGCCGGACGACGAGACGGTCCCGCTCCGTGAGGCCCGCGGCCGCGTGCTCGCCGAACGCGTCGACGCGGAACTGGACGTGCCGGGCTTCGACCGCGCCAGCGTCGACGGCTACGCGGTCCGGGCGGCCGACACCTTCGGCGCCGACGAGGCCGAGCCCGCCCGCCTCGAACTGGTCGGCGAGGTCCACGCCGGCGTCGAACCCGACGTCGAGGTCGGCGACGGCGAGTGCGCCGAGGTATCGACCGGCGCCGTCCTGCCGCCCGGCGCCGACGCGGTGGTAATGGTCGAGCGAACGGACAGGGTGTCGCGGAGCGACACCGAACGGTCTCGCGGAGAGGGCGAGCGGAGCGAGTCCGAACCGCGAGACGCGGAGGGTGACGACGTCCTCGTCCGCACGTCGCTGGCGCCGGGCGACCGCGTGATGTTCGCCGGCGCGGACGTGGCGGCCGGCGAGCGCGCGCTCGGGCCGGGAACGGTGCTCACTTCGCGGGAAATCGGCCTGCTGTCGGCGCTCGGCGTCGACGAGGTGCCCGTCCGCGGGAGGCCCACGGTGGGCATCATCTCGACGGGCGACGAACTGGTCCGGCCCGGCGACCCGCTGAACAGCGACGCCGGCGAGATATACGACGTCAACAGCTACACGACGGCGACGGCCGTCGAGGAGGCCGGCGGCGAGGCGCGGCTCTACCCCCACGCCGGCGACGACTACGACGCCATGGAGTCCGTCCTCCGGGAGGCCGCCGCGGAGTGCGACCTGGTGCTGTCCTCGGGGTCGACCTCGGCGTCGGCCGTCGACGTCATCTACCGCGTCGTCGAGGAGTCCGGCGAACTCCTGCTGCACGGCGTCGCGGTCAAGCCGGGCAAGCCGATGCTGGTCGGCCGGCTCGCCGGGAGTGCATACGTCGGCCTGCCCGGCTACCCCGTCTCGGCGCTGACCATCTTCCGGACCTTCGTCGCACCGGCCATCCGCGAGGCCGCCGGCCTGCCCGAACCGCAGACGGCGACCGTCGAGGGGTCGATGGCCGTCCGGGAGCGCTACGAGGAGGGCCGCCTGCGGTACATGCCGGTCGGCCTCGTCACGGACGGCGACGGCGAGACGCTCGTCTACCCGGTCGACAAGGGCAGCGGCGCGACGACGAGCCTCGTCGAGGCCGACGGCGTCGTCGCGGTCCCGCCCGACGTCGAGTACCTCGACGCCGACGAGCGCGTCGAGGTCCAGCTGTTCTCGCCGGACGTCCGGCCGCCCGCCGTCTTCGGTGCCGGCGAGGACGACCCCGCCCTCTCCCGGTTGCTCGACCGCGTCGAGCGGCCGCGCTACCTCGGCGTGGGCAGCCGGCAGGGGGCACGCCGACTCCGCGACGGCGTCACCGACGTGGCCGTCCTCACGGGCGAGGCCGACCCCGACGGCGCCGTCGAACTCGGCGGCTGGTCCCGCGAGTGGGGGCTACTCGTTCCCGAGGGCAATCCGAAGGGAGTCGAGGGGGTGGCCGACCTGGTCGACCGCGAGGTGCGGTTCGTCAACCGGACGACCGACTCGGGGCTGCGGACGACGCTCGGGAACGCCGTCGCCGACCTGGCCGACGAGCGCGGCGTCGACCGCCACAGTCTCGTCGAGGGAATCGACGGCTTCGAGTTCGCGGTCCGGGCCCACGAATCGCCCGCGAGGAAGGTGCTGGCGGGGGCGGCCGACGCCGGTCTCGGCCTGCGGGCGACGGCCGAATCGCTCGGGATGGGCTTCGTGGCCTGCGGCGAGGAGTCCGTCCGGGTTGTCGCCAGCGAGGCCCGCCGCGAGAAGCCGGGCGTCCGGGACTTCGAGACCGCCCTGGCGTCCGTCGAGGACGTCGTGGCCGACCTGCCGGGCTATCGGGCGGAGTGA
- a CDS encoding molybdopterin molybdotransferase MoeA, with protein sequence MSDVRRSGFKERTRVATARQRLLETDRIERTERIPLSAADGRVVADPIDAARDVPHYARAAMDGWAVRAEDTFGASDRSPSVLRPADSVGPDAAVRVHTGSELPAGADAVVKVEDVETVNDDLEVFDAVAGGENVAPVGEDVEAGQRLYDPGDQLRPSDLGLLKATGVDVVEAVAEPEVAVVPTGEELVQADPAPGEVIETNRFTVSRLAERWGADVTRRNIVTDDFEALRAAVERDLTRDVVVTTGGSSVGERDLIPEVVEELGEVFVHGVALKPGHPVALGRVNGVTVVMLPGYPVAAIVNAVQFLRPLIKHLGRMPAHPLPTREATLTRKIRSEPGVKTFARVKLERVSQGDQNGSSGEGNGPRDESDDGLEATPTRASGAGVLSSVALADGWVVVPEPREGIPAGETVAVENWEYHE encoded by the coding sequence ATGAGCGACGTACGTCGGTCGGGCTTCAAGGAGCGGACGCGGGTGGCGACGGCACGCCAGCGCCTGCTCGAGACCGACCGGATCGAGCGAACCGAGCGGATTCCACTGTCGGCCGCCGACGGACGCGTCGTGGCCGACCCGATAGACGCCGCCCGGGACGTGCCCCACTACGCCCGCGCCGCGATGGACGGGTGGGCGGTCCGCGCCGAGGACACCTTCGGCGCCTCGGACCGCTCGCCGTCGGTGCTGCGGCCCGCCGACTCGGTCGGTCCCGACGCCGCAGTCCGGGTCCACACCGGGAGCGAACTGCCGGCCGGTGCCGACGCCGTCGTGAAAGTCGAAGACGTCGAGACCGTCAACGACGACCTGGAGGTGTTCGACGCCGTCGCCGGCGGCGAGAACGTCGCCCCCGTCGGCGAGGACGTCGAGGCGGGCCAGCGCCTCTACGACCCCGGCGACCAGTTGCGGCCCTCGGACCTGGGCCTGCTGAAGGCCACCGGCGTCGACGTCGTCGAGGCGGTCGCCGAACCCGAGGTGGCCGTCGTCCCGACCGGCGAGGAACTGGTCCAGGCCGACCCCGCCCCCGGGGAGGTAATCGAGACGAACCGCTTTACCGTCTCCCGACTTGCCGAGCGGTGGGGCGCCGACGTGACGCGGCGCAACATCGTCACCGACGACTTCGAGGCGCTGCGGGCGGCCGTCGAGCGGGACCTCACCCGCGACGTCGTCGTCACCACCGGCGGCTCCTCGGTCGGCGAGCGGGACCTGATCCCGGAGGTGGTCGAGGAACTGGGCGAGGTGTTCGTCCACGGCGTCGCGCTGAAGCCCGGCCACCCTGTCGCGCTGGGCCGAGTGAACGGCGTGACCGTCGTCATGCTGCCCGGCTACCCGGTCGCGGCCATCGTCAACGCCGTCCAGTTCCTCCGGCCGCTGATCAAGCACCTGGGCCGGATGCCCGCCCACCCCCTGCCCACGAGGGAGGCGACGCTAACCCGGAAGATACGTAGCGAACCCGGCGTCAAGACGTTCGCCCGCGTGAAACTGGAGCGCGTCTCGCAGGGCGACCAGAACGGGTCCAGCGGCGAGGGGAACGGGCCACGAGACGAGAGCGACGACGGCCTGGAGGCGACGCCGACTCGGGCCAGCGGGGCCGGTGTCCTCTCCAGCGTCGCCCTGGCGGACGGCTGGGTCGTCGTCCCCGAACCGCGGGAGGGGATACCGGCCGGCGAGACCGTCGCCGTCGAGAACTGGGAGTACCATGAGTAG
- a CDS encoding Hsp20/alpha crystallin family protein → MQLREALGDLPETVFADMLESDDAYLLVLDLPGASADTVDVTVKDGRLRVEARREKSIPASFRYVTEERSLFLDAELPLPPDATGADAEGDVERGVLRLRLPKSADDGGERIPIS, encoded by the coding sequence ATGCAACTGCGCGAGGCGTTGGGCGACCTGCCGGAAACGGTGTTTGCGGACATGCTGGAGAGTGACGATGCCTACCTCCTCGTTCTCGATCTACCGGGCGCCAGCGCCGACACGGTCGACGTGACGGTCAAGGACGGACGGCTCCGCGTCGAGGCGCGCAGGGAGAAGTCGATCCCGGCGTCGTTCCGCTACGTGACCGAGGAGCGGTCGCTGTTTCTCGACGCCGAGTTGCCGCTCCCCCCGGACGCGACCGGGGCCGACGCGGAGGGCGATGTCGAGCGGGGCGTCCTCCGGCTTCGATTGCCCAAGTCGGCCGACGACGGCGGTGAGCGTATTCCGATCTCCTGA
- a CDS encoding ABC1 kinase family protein, whose translation MTLRSYRRFVVVAYQFLPLLLAYARDRNRFLLFGASRQVSAETRRKRARSLLDSLLTLGPTFIKLGQLLSTRPDVLPPEYVEEFESLQDDVPPAEWADAREILEADIGRVEETFDDFTTEAISGASLGQVYVATYEGRRVAVKIRRPGIERLVEADLRVIRWSLPILMRFVDRARSFSLETLADEFEKTIREEMDYERERRMLEEIGTNLADNDRVRVPAAVPELSSKRVLTMEYVGGTKISQIDDLDALGVDRTALATTLQRVYLQMIVEDGVFHADPHPGNLAVKDDGTVVFYDFGMSGRVDPLIQEKIVEFYMAVARQDTDAILDTLIEMGTLSPEADREVMSNVMELAIADARGENIEQYRVQQIIQQVEDTIYEFPLRLPPNLALVLRVATVVEGVCVTLDPDFDFIAVATDYLGEEGFIEDSARDFVAERATEFQEFGQSMVRVPPKLERTLDSVDRGDVTVQFEVSDDERALDRLAKRLILGGLLSATIMASAVLYAFSTLVAALVPAAVAVPVAVMLWRSFRQKKGLRATPQFTRQQMRQRRGDE comes from the coding sequence GTGACCCTCCGCTCCTATCGGCGGTTCGTCGTCGTCGCCTACCAGTTCCTGCCGCTACTCCTGGCGTACGCCCGTGACCGCAACCGGTTTCTCCTGTTCGGCGCGAGCCGACAGGTGTCGGCCGAAACCCGCCGGAAGCGGGCACGCTCGCTCCTGGACTCGCTCCTGACGCTGGGGCCGACGTTCATCAAGCTGGGCCAGCTGCTGTCGACGCGTCCCGACGTGTTGCCCCCCGAGTACGTCGAGGAGTTCGAGTCCCTGCAGGACGACGTCCCGCCAGCCGAGTGGGCCGACGCCAGGGAGATACTCGAGGCCGACATCGGCCGCGTTGAGGAGACGTTCGACGACTTCACGACCGAGGCGATAAGCGGCGCCAGCCTCGGGCAGGTGTACGTCGCCACCTACGAGGGTCGTCGGGTCGCCGTGAAGATCCGCCGCCCCGGCATCGAGCGACTCGTCGAGGCCGACCTCCGGGTCATTCGGTGGTCGCTGCCGATCCTGATGCGGTTCGTCGACCGGGCGCGGTCGTTCTCGCTGGAGACGCTGGCCGACGAGTTCGAGAAGACCATCCGCGAGGAGATGGACTACGAGCGCGAGCGCCGGATGCTCGAGGAGATCGGAACCAACCTCGCCGACAACGACCGGGTACGGGTCCCGGCGGCGGTGCCCGAACTCTCCAGTAAGCGCGTCCTGACGATGGAGTACGTCGGCGGGACGAAGATCTCCCAGATCGACGACCTGGACGCGCTGGGTGTCGACCGGACCGCGCTGGCGACGACGCTGCAGCGCGTCTACCTTCAGATGATCGTCGAGGACGGCGTCTTCCACGCCGACCCCCACCCCGGCAACCTCGCCGTCAAGGACGACGGCACCGTCGTCTTCTACGACTTCGGGATGTCCGGCCGGGTCGACCCGCTCATCCAGGAGAAGATCGTCGAGTTCTACATGGCCGTCGCCCGCCAGGACACCGACGCCATCCTCGACACGCTCATCGAGATGGGGACGCTCAGCCCCGAGGCCGACCGCGAGGTGATGTCGAACGTGATGGAACTGGCCATCGCCGACGCCCGCGGCGAGAACATCGAACAGTACCGCGTCCAGCAGATCATCCAGCAGGTCGAGGACACCATCTACGAGTTCCCGCTCCGCTTGCCGCCCAACCTCGCGCTGGTGCTGCGGGTCGCCACCGTCGTCGAGGGCGTCTGCGTGACGCTGGACCCCGACTTCGACTTCATCGCGGTCGCGACCGACTACCTCGGCGAGGAGGGGTTCATCGAGGATAGCGCCCGCGACTTCGTAGCGGAGCGGGCCACGGAGTTCCAGGAGTTCGGACAGTCGATGGTCCGGGTACCGCCGAAGCTCGAGCGGACCCTCGACAGCGTCGACCGCGGCGACGTCACCGTCCAGTTCGAGGTCTCCGACGACGAACGAGCACTGGATCGGCTGGCCAAACGGCTCATCCTCGGCGGCCTGCTGTCGGCGACGATCATGGCCTCGGCAGTGCTGTACGCCTTCTCGACGCTCGTGGCCGCGCTCGTGCCCGCCGCCGTCGCCGTCCCGGTCGCCGTCATGCTGTGGCGGTCGTTCCGCCAAAAGAAGGGCCTCCGGGCGACCCCGCAGTTCACCCGCCAGCAGATGCGACAGCGCCGCGGCGACGAGTAG
- a CDS encoding right-handed parallel beta-helix repeat-containing protein: protein MNDRFHRPATTSPVAELSRAPVERGAPTGPRPTRRRPVGRRRSRRGRRAVAFVVVLLVAAVLAVGIGAVPAAAAPTTHVVDASGGGDYTTIQAALDASADGDTVEVRPGTYREQVVVDTNVTLVAPDGATLNGSTFAGESVGIAVDPSLSTGLVVEGFTIERYGDGIGSGTSATEDAPGYHYDDYDESAITGGWTIREVTVQHNAEDGIDIAAASVAWTISDVTALHNGDDGIEVGGYDGSAAWTIRGANASLNRDVGITVGLSEGDWRILDSTTNDNFDGLGMGVYILSRESAWTIGNHTASGNSFYGIDVAGSFSGAWTIHNSTLSDNSGSGLNAHDVESNWVVRDTVLRGNYDWGLRAGNSPDEFRLERITVRDNSLGGIAATYTTGQWRIENSTIENNGDYRGRFGLNAEYTEGLWTVTNTSITGNVNGGINAEEGATDRPVGDATDNWWGQSSGPAAGQCVGNVDCVPYLDSSPAGDAGTELDPYLDGGVVDTDGLRRAIDDWRAGDIGTDLLRDIIDYWRTGENVE, encoded by the coding sequence ATGAACGACCGTTTTCACAGGCCAGCAACCACCTCGCCAGTCGCCGAACTCTCCCGCGCTCCCGTCGAGCGGGGCGCCCCGACCGGACCCCGACCGACCCGTCGGCGACCGGTCGGCCGTCGGCGGTCGCGGCGGGGCCGCCGTGCGGTCGCGTTCGTGGTGGTGCTGCTCGTCGCAGCCGTCTTGGCGGTCGGAATCGGCGCGGTCCCGGCGGCCGCGGCGCCCACGACGCACGTCGTCGACGCGAGCGGCGGCGGCGACTACACGACCATCCAGGCGGCCCTCGACGCGAGCGCCGACGGGGACACCGTCGAGGTCCGTCCGGGCACCTACCGCGAGCAGGTCGTCGTCGACACGAACGTCACGCTCGTCGCGCCGGATGGTGCGACGCTGAACGGGTCGACGTTCGCCGGTGAGTCGGTCGGTATCGCGGTCGACCCGTCGCTCTCGACGGGTCTGGTCGTCGAGGGGTTCACCATCGAGCGCTACGGGGACGGTATCGGCTCGGGCACGTCGGCCACCGAGGACGCACCCGGATACCACTACGACGATTACGACGAGTCGGCTATCACCGGCGGCTGGACGATCAGGGAGGTCACGGTCCAGCACAACGCCGAGGACGGCATCGACATCGCGGCAGCCTCCGTCGCGTGGACGATTTCCGACGTTACGGCGCTCCACAACGGTGACGACGGCATCGAGGTGGGCGGTTACGACGGGAGCGCCGCCTGGACCATCCGCGGGGCCAACGCCTCCCTGAACCGGGACGTCGGTATCACGGTCGGCCTCTCGGAAGGCGACTGGCGCATTCTCGACTCCACGACGAACGACAACTTCGACGGCCTCGGCATGGGCGTCTACATCCTGAGCCGCGAGAGCGCATGGACGATCGGGAACCACACGGCGTCGGGTAACTCCTTCTACGGCATCGACGTGGCGGGCAGTTTCAGCGGCGCGTGGACCATCCACAACTCGACGCTCTCGGACAACAGCGGGTCGGGACTCAACGCGCACGACGTCGAGAGCAACTGGGTCGTCCGTGATACCGTCCTGCGCGGGAACTACGACTGGGGGCTCAGGGCGGGGAACTCGCCCGACGAGTTCCGCCTGGAGCGAATCACGGTCCGCGACAACAGCCTGGGCGGCATCGCAGCCACGTACACCACCGGGCAGTGGCGCATCGAGAACTCCACCATCGAGAACAACGGCGACTACCGCGGCAGGTTCGGACTCAACGCCGAATACACGGAGGGGCTCTGGACCGTCACCAACACCAGCATCACAGGCAACGTCAACGGCGGCATCAACGCCGAGGAGGGCGCGACCGACCGCCCCGTCGGGGACGCGACCGACAACTGGTGGGGACAGTCCAGCGGACCGGCGGCCGGACAGTGCGTCGGGAACGTCGACTGCGTTCCATACCTCGATAGCTCGCCGGCCGGCGACGCCGGAACCGAACTCGACCCCTACCTCGACGGGGGCGTCGTCGACACCGACGGGCTCCGCCGGGCCATCGACGACTGGCGGGCCGGCGATATCGGCACCGACCTGTTGCGGGACATCATCGACTACTGGCGCACCGGCGAGAACGTCGAGTAG